In the Breoghania sp. genome, CGAGCCTTGCACGACGGGCGCGGGTGCCGAGGCAACGAGCCGTTCAAGGCTCGGACGGAAGACATGCTCCAGCGCGCCCGCGAACAGGATCACCAGCCCCTGAATAACGACAATCATGTCGCGCGAGATTGCCGGGATCTCGAAGGCCAGTTCCGCCCCGCCCTGATAGAGCATGCCGAAAAGGATGGAGGCGAGCAGGATGCCGATGGGGTGGGCGCGCCCCATGAGGGCGACGGCGATGCCGACAAAGCCGTAGCCTGAGGTGAACTCCAGGAGCAGGCGGGTTTGCGAGCCCATCACTTCGTTCACCGCCATGAGACCGGCAAGGGCGCCGGAAATGAGCATGGTGACGATGGTGATGCGAACGGGCGAGATCCCCGCATAGACGGCGGCCGTCGGATTTGCGCCGAAGGTGCGGATTTCATAGCCGAGACGCGTCCGCCAGATCAGCAGCCAGACGAGTACGCTGACGACCAGCGCCAGCACGAAAGCAAGGTTCAGCGGGGCCTGTCCGAGATCGAGATTGGGCAGAAGCTCGCGGATGAGCGGCAGGCGACCGCCGGGCTCGAAAATGCGGGTTTCCGGCTGCATGGAGCCAACTTTGCCCATAATGTTGACGAGCAGATAGACCATCAGCGACGAGGCAATGAAGTTGAACATGATCGTGGTGATCACGATGTGACTGCCGCGCTTTGCCTGAAGGTAGGCCGGGATGAACGCCCATCCCGCCCCAAAAGCAGCCCCGCCCGCGACTGCGACCGGAAAGGTCACCCACCAGGGGACGAAGCGGTCGAGCGCAAGGCAGGCCAGCGCCACGCCGAGCCCGCCCACATAAGCCTGCCCCTCACCGCCGATATTGAAGAGCGAGGCGTGGAAGGCAACCGCCACCGCAAGACCCGTGAAGACGAAATTGGTGGCATAGAAGAGCGTGAAGCCGACGCCCTCGCCGAACCCAAGCGAGCCCCAGACCAGGATTTTCACCGCATCCAGCGGGTTTTCGCCGATGAGCAGCACCACGAGGCCCGCCACCAGAAAGGCGGCGGTGAGATTGATGAGAGGCAAGAGGCCGAAATCGACCCAGGCGGGGAGCTTTCCGCGGCTCATTCGGCAGCCTCCTGCGTAACGCCCGCCATGAGCAGGCCAAATTCCTGTTCACTTGCCTCCGGCGACCGTTCGCCCACGAGCTTTCCGTCGAACATCACCAGCACCCTGTCGGCCAGCATGCGGATCTCATCGAGCTCGACCGATACGAGAAGGACGCCCTTGCCCGCATCGCGCAATTCGATCAGCCGCTTGTGAATGAACTCGATGGCCCCGATATCGACGCCGCGCGTGGGCTGGCCAACGAGC is a window encoding:
- a CDS encoding ABC transporter permease, translated to MSRGKLPAWVDFGLLPLINLTAAFLVAGLVVLLIGENPLDAVKILVWGSLGFGEGVGFTLFYATNFVFTGLAVAVAFHASLFNIGGEGQAYVGGLGVALACLALDRFVPWWVTFPVAVAGGAAFGAGWAFIPAYLQAKRGSHIVITTIMFNFIASSLMVYLLVNIMGKVGSMQPETRIFEPGGRLPLIRELLPNLDLGQAPLNLAFVLALVVSVLVWLLIWRTRLGYEIRTFGANPTAAVYAGISPVRITIVTMLISGALAGLMAVNEVMGSQTRLLLEFTSGYGFVGIAVALMGRAHPIGILLASILFGMLYQGGAELAFEIPAISRDMIVVIQGLVILFAGALEHVFRPSLERLVASAPAPVVQGS